Proteins encoded together in one Dasypus novemcinctus isolate mDasNov1 chromosome 9, mDasNov1.1.hap2, whole genome shotgun sequence window:
- the AURKAIP1 gene encoding small ribosomal subunit protein mS38: protein MFLARLTPQLVRTASRTGCSLLWPASGVLGSHASRPRFSTQPVGPSGAVSLSGQWSQLELEEMLVPRKMSITPLESWLTTRYLLPRLAAGTLETVAPSAQLYECPPSKMGEEAEQGYEGVWDTPHVQCKNVLKIRRRKMNHHKYRKLVKRTRFLRRKVREGRLRRKQLKFENDLKRVWLKAGLKEAPAGWQTPKIYLRIK from the exons ATGTTCCTGGCGCGCCTGACTCCTCAGTTGGTCAGAACTGCTTCCCGGACAG GCTGCAGTCTGCTCTGGCCTGCCTCGGGGGTTCTGGGCAGCCATGCCAGCAGGCCCCGCTTCAGCACACAGCCAGTGGGCCCCAGTGGGGCTGTCTCGCTCTCTGGCCAGTGGTCCCAGCTGGAGCTTGAGGAGATGCTGGTGCCCAGGAAGATGTCCATTACCCCCCTGGAGAGCTGGCTTACGACCCGCTACCTCCTGCCCAGACTGGCCGCTGGGACCCTGGAGACTGTAGCCCCTTCTGCCCAGCTCTATGAGTGTCCACCCAGCAAGATGGGTGAGGAGGCTGAACAAGGGTATGAGGGGGTCTGGGATACACCCCACGTGCAGTGCAAAAACGTGCTGAAGATCCGCCGGCGGAAGATGAACCACCACAAGTACCGCAAACTGGTCAAGAGAACACGATTCCTGCGGCGGAAGGTCCGGGAAGGGCGGTTGAGACGGAAGCAG CTCAAGTTCGAGAACGACCTGAAGCGCGTCTGGCTGAAGGCGGGTCTGAAGGAGGCTCCTGCGGGCTGGCAGACGCCCAAGATCTACTTGAGGATCAAATGA